A single Anopheles arabiensis isolate DONGOLA chromosome X, AaraD3, whole genome shotgun sequence DNA region contains:
- the LOC120905470 gene encoding uncharacterized protein LOC120905470: MFQIAEMSRGMSWARRLMPASVLLLLLLLLVTVGPRPADAHGRLMEPPARNAMWRFGFPNPVNYNDNELFCGGYAVQWEQNQGNCGVCGDAYHLRAPRPHEAGGEYGKGIVSRRYVAGQELEVEIELTANHMGRFELYLCPNNNPRAEATQDCFDRYPLYLSGTREVRFFIPPDSKKKDVFRYRVQLPLYVSCTQCVLQWTYFTGNMWGRCDNGTESVGCGRPETFRNCADISIVSNTGGGRPPLFVGNNNPFLLYYRDFRDPKPDNVYPLIIRDQVCLPTATYRSFIGMEEWCQSNCLRYPPNCPETVCHCPQTCEAIGELRGREGADVYCLDQCLNFKSNCPADRCRCY; this comes from the exons ATGTCCCGAGGGATGTCGTGGGCGCGACGCTTGATGCCGGcctcggtgctgctgctgctgctgctcttgctgGTGACGGTCGGGCCGCGGCCGGCGGACGCCCACGGCCGGCTGATGGAACCGCCCGCCCGCAATGCGATGTGGCGCTTCGGCTTCCCGAACCCGGTCAACTACAACGACAACGAGCTGTTCTGCGGCGGGTACGCGGTCCAGTGGGAGCAGAACCAGGGCAACTGTGGCGTGTGCGGCGACGCGTACCATCTGCGGGCGCCCCGGCCGCACGAGGCCGGCGGCGAGTACGGCAAGGGCATCGTGTCGCGCCGGTACGTGGCCGGGCAGGAGCTGGAGGTCGAGATCGAGCTGACCGCCAACCATATGGGCCGGTTCGAGCTGTACCTCTGCCCGAACAACAACCCGCGGGCGGAGGCGACGCAGGACTGCTTCGATCGCTACCCGCTCTACCTGTCCGGGACGCGCGAGGTCCGGTTCTTCATACCGCCCGACTCGAAGAAGAAGGACGTGTTCCGGTACCGGGTGCAGCTGCCGCTCTACGTGAGCTGCACGCAGTGCGTGCTGCAGTGGACCTACTTCACCGGCAACATGTGGGGCCGGTGCGACAACGGGACCGAGTCGGTCGGGTGCGGCAGACCGG AAACGTTCCGGAACTGTGCGGACATTAGCATCGTGTCGAACACGGGCGGCGGCCGCCCACCACTGTTCGTCGGCAATAACAACCCGTTCCTGCTGTACTACCGGGACTTCCGTGACCCCAAGCCGGACAACGTCTATCCGCTGATCATCCG GGACCAGGTGTGTCTGCCGACCGCGACGTACCGCAGCTTCATCGGGATGGAGGAATGGTGCCAGAGCAACTGTCTCCGCTACCCGCCGAACTGTCCGGAAACGGTGTGCCACTGCCC GCAAACGTGTGAAGCGATCGGTGAGCTGCGAGGCCGCGAGGGTGCCGACGTCTACTGTCTCGACCAGTGTCTCAACTTCAAGTCGAACTGCCCGGCCGACAGATGTCGCTGCTACTAA